Below is a genomic region from Oscillatoria sp. FACHB-1407.
CCAAAGGAGCACCAATGGTGCGGGCGACACTGGGACTGGCAGAACCCGCCGGATAGTTTGCCCGTAGCACCTTGGAAAACTGACCGCTCTGGTCGGGCAAGACCTCCAGGTTTTCTAGCCCCCAGGAATCGCGATCGCGCCTTTGCCAGTTATCCAGCCAGTTGCTCTGCTCAAAATCACTCCGCCACAGAATATGCTCAGGGGAGTCAGCAGAGTCAGTCGAGGGTCGTCCAGGAGACGCATCTCCGTAGGCGCGGGGTGCTATCCCGACACAACCTGTCAAGGTAATGACTAATGCAACTCCAAACAGAATCAGGTAGGTAATCACACTCCGACTGAAGTGAAATCGCATGGTATTGACAAGAGAGGTAGTGGTTAGAAGTCAATCGTCAATCATGATTTGCAGCACATCGACTGTAACAGATAGCAACTGTTCTCTATGCTCTTCCTTAAGAGATAAGTCAACAGGGTTTTTGTCGTCGTAGGATAATTTGGACGATACTGCTCAGTCTGGTAAACCATGACGAATCTACCGCCCTCTGACCCCCAACCCTCCCGCCGCGATCGCGATGAAATTGTGGCTGTTGTTGTTGCCTTTGCTGCGATCGGCTCGATCTTGGCATGGGGCTTAAGCCGCACTGACCAGGGCTTTGACCTGTTGAATACACCCATTGTGTCAGGGGTGTTCTCTCCTACTGATCCCGCTGCAAATCCCCCAACGCCTGGTGCTTCAGCGATCCCGTTTGTGCCACCAGAAGGGGAAGAGGAGGAAGATAGCCCCCGCATCGTGACCGAAGATGAGGAAGGGCGACTGGTTGACCCAACCGAGCCATCTGGGGCGATCGTGCCTGTTCCTGTTCCCAATCGTGATAATCGGGCAGATGTTCGCACCTCAGACACGACGGATGCTGGTGTTGTCCCGGTTCCCGCTGCGACGGTTGGGGCTGAATCTCCTGCTCCGTCTCCAACGGGCGATGCGGTTGAGTTTCCCGATGTGCCTCGCGATTATTGGGCTTATCCCTTCATTACCGAGTTGTCAAGACGAGGGATCCTGACGGGAACAGAGGATGGCACCTTTAGACCAGAGCAACCAATCACCCGTGCAGAATATGCTGCTCTGCTGCAAAACATGAATAACCCGGAGCGGTTGAACTCCATCGCGTTTAATGATTTGCCACCCGACTATTGGGCGACTCCGGCGATCGACAATGCCATCAAAACAGGTTTTATGCGCGGCTATCCCGGCAACGTCTTTCAACCCAACCAGGAAATTCCCCGGTTCCAGGTCTTGATTTCGCTTGTGAATGGATATGGGCTATCGAATCCCACCAATCCTGATCCAATTGTGCAAACCTTTAGCGATCGCACTCAAATTCCGGATTACGCCGTTCAACCTGTAGCGGCAGCAACCCAATCGGGGTTGGTTGTGAACTACCCTGAGAGGACGCAACTGGAGCCGAACCGTCCCGTGACCCGCGCTGAGGTGGCGGCGATCGTCTATCAGGCGTTGGTGGCAACCGAGCAAGCGGAGCCAATTGAGTCCCCCTATGTGGTGAAACCGTAACAGAGCCAAAACCCAGAGGAGGGGCGATCGCACCAGAGTTAGCTCAAAAAGGGGTAGGTTTTGAGTTAGCATCGTGACATGCGACCTTTGCGATTACTGTTTGAAACTCGCGAGGCAGCCCGTGAGGTTGCCTTCATGTTGCGGTGCGAATACGACGGATGCACGCTGATTACTCTTCCCCCTGTGTATGACACGGTGGCGTTGCGGGTGGCGATCGAGCTAACGGGGGCTGATTTTTGTTTTGACGGAGACCACTACCCATTAGTGTTGCCTCCGCTCAAGGACGAGCTAACCCAGGGGAGCCACCCCCCTGTCTCAGATTTAATTAGCCGCAAAGCAGAATTGTGGTGTAACGAAGTTCCGTTTTAACGGCAGACACACGCTGAGAACGGAAGCGGGAAGTGCGAAGCGTTACTTTTTTCCCAGAAGGCGATCGTATTCTATTTGAATGCGTTGAAAGCATTCACAGGCAGACACCTCTAGCCCAGCTTGATCAAGAATTTGGACATTTCCCCGACGATATTGGATCAGGTTTTGCGCTTGCAGTTTTTGCGCTGCCAGTGTTACCCCGGCTCGCCGAACGCCCAGCATTGTCGCGATAAACTCCTGGGTTAGAGGCAAATAGTCGGAGTGAATCCGTTCTTGTGTTTCTAACAGCCAGCGTGGTAAGCGTTGTTCTAAGGTATGGAGCGAGTTGCAAGCTGCGGTTTGGGTGATTTGTACCATAAACGCCTGAACGTAGCGCAATAACACATCGCGCAGTTCCCCATTGCGATCAAACTCCTGTTGCACAACCGGAGCCTCAATCTTCATGGCTTTGCCCGGAACTTGTACCACGTATTCTGTCTGGGTAGTTGAGTTGTCTCCCATTAAGGCATTAATTCCCAGCACTTCTCGACTGCCGACCATACTCACCTCTGCTGTTGCCCCGTCCTGCATGGTCACTGTGATAGAGATGATGCAGTCAATTGGAAAATAAAGATGGGACAAGAGTTCGCCCGGTTTGTGGATGATCTTCCCTTGCTCTAAACTGACAGGAACGAGGTAGGGAGCAAGTCTTTGAAGTACAGCAGGAGACAGATTAGCTAATATTTGGTTTTCAGCGGTCATAGAAGCCTCAGAAGAACTGTAAGAGAGGCTGTCTGTGCAATTGTGTAAAGTTTGTACAATACTGTTCACAGTTGAAACTACAGCCGAACTCAGAATCGGTTGACTGAAAAGAGGTAATTAACCTCTTTTAAACTGCTCAGTCAAGCAAGCTACCGTTGCCATTAACTCGTCCAGATCAATTGGTTTAGACAGGTATCTGCAAAATCCAGCTGCAAGAACGCGATCGCCTTCGCTAACACAAGTGGTTAGAGCGATCGCTGGGAGCGTTGTACAGTGCGTTGTTTCAAAAACTTTGACCTGGCTAATCAGTGAGTATCCATCCTCATCAGGCAACATAATTTCAGCAATTAAGAGGTCAGGACGACTCTGACGAATGATTGTAAGCGACTCGCTGACACTGCTGGCAGTGATTATCTCAACTCCATACTCCTGAAATAAGATCGCCAGCAATTCCCTAGAGTCAGGATCGCCATCTACCACGAGCACTCGTAAACCTGATTCGAGTAACGCTGAACCATCCATATTAGCAGACACGCTTAATGCAGAATGGGGCAGTATCAAGGAAGTAGCCAAGAGACGCTCTCTCAAATATCAAGAATTGCACCATGCGTTTTAGCCCCAGGGGTTTGTCTATTGATACCCTGTGAAATGTTCTTGAGGATAATTTGTGTTGCTTGAAGTCGTAGAAATATATTCAAGTGTGTTGTTCATAAACCTTAAGCTTACAATAGCTTTGAATAGGGATAGGAGTCAGTACGGAACCGTACAACGATATTGAATCAGTATTGAATCAGTCACTTTGACGTGACGATCCGATTGAAGCGATGATCTGAAAATGACTGTGAAACGACTACAGATATTGTCGCAGTTGTTGTGCCAGGGTTTGTACATGGGGTTGTTGCAGCAGCGACAAATGATTGCCTGGAACGAGATGCACTTGAATGTCATTTGCCAGGGTTCCCCATCCCAGGGTTGGGTCATGCCCTATCGCGTCGGGTTGTTCGGTGGCTTTAAACAATGTAATCCGCTGTGAGTAGGGCTGAGGTACATAGCGATAAGCCGCCTGGGCGTTGGCATAGACTATGGGCAGGAGCGATCGCATGGCAGACTCATCCAGGAGTTGGAGGCGAGACTCTTCAGGGAGCAAATGGGCGATCGCCGACCACTGCCAGCGAGACAACCAGGAATTCAACGGTCGCAGTCGATTGACGGCAAGTGCTCCGTAATCCAGGAGAAAGGGCAACGTAGACCAGAGAGCAGTGCCCAACAGGAATTTGAGGTTTTGCCAAAAAGAGAGTTTGTTGACAGGCGCAGGTGTGTCTAAGATCGCGAGCAATGCGATCGGGTGTCCAGCTTGAGTGAGTTGTTGTGCCATTTCAAGGGCAACTAACCCACCAAATGACCATCCCCCCAGAAAATAGGGTCCCTCTGGCTGAAGGGTTTGAATCGCTTGAAGATAGTAGGTGGCGATCGCCTCAATCCGGTTGAGTGGGGGCGATTGCCCATCCAACCCTAACGGTTGCAAACCATAAAAACTGCGGTTGCTTTGGGATTTTGTAGAAGAGCCATCGTTGGCTAAGTGATGCGCCAGTTCTAAATAAGGAAACACCACACCAAACATGGGATGCACACAAAAGAAGGGTTGTTTGCTATGACCCAGGGTCAGAGGGATCAGAGGCGATCGGGCGGTGAAGGGGGATGGGGGAACGGTGGAGTTTTGGATGTTGGATTGGGGATTTTGGGTTTCAGAGGACTCATTCCCCGGCGGATGGGAGTCCTGACCCAGCGTCGTTCCTGTCGCTAAGGGGAGATTAGATGTCAGTGTTTCCGGTTGGGGGTTTGATAACATTGACCGTTTGCGCCGATAGGCAGCCCGATCCAGTCGAACGATGGGAGGAGCCTGGGGTGTTGCGATCGCATCTCGTAACGTTTCAAGGATGGGAGCCAGTTGGGCGATCGTCGGTGCCTCAAAGACGCTTTTTAACGGCAGTTCTAACTCAAAAGCATCGCGTATACGGGAGGTCATTTGGGTGGCTAACAAGGAGTGTCCACCTAACTCAAAAAAGTTATCGTGGATGTTTACGTGTTTGAGTTGGAGCAACTCTTTCCAGATGTCAACCAGAGTGGTTTCAGTGGGCGTTAATGGTGTGCTGGTGGGGGTTGACGCGGAAACCCAGTCGTCGCTGAAGGCGGGTAGGGCACGGCGATCGAGTTTGCCGCTAGCAGTAAGAGGCAGCGAAGCTAATGGGATAAAGGTAGAAGG
It encodes:
- a CDS encoding response regulator, with translation MATSLILPHSALSVSANMDGSALLESGLRVLVVDGDPDSRELLAILFQEYGVEIITASSVSESLTIIRQSRPDLLIAEIMLPDEDGYSLISQVKVFETTHCTTLPAIALTTCVSEGDRVLAAGFCRYLSKPIDLDELMATVACLTEQFKRG
- a CDS encoding S-layer homology domain-containing protein, producing the protein MTNLPPSDPQPSRRDRDEIVAVVVAFAAIGSILAWGLSRTDQGFDLLNTPIVSGVFSPTDPAANPPTPGASAIPFVPPEGEEEEDSPRIVTEDEEGRLVDPTEPSGAIVPVPVPNRDNRADVRTSDTTDAGVVPVPAATVGAESPAPSPTGDAVEFPDVPRDYWAYPFITELSRRGILTGTEDGTFRPEQPITRAEYAALLQNMNNPERLNSIAFNDLPPDYWATPAIDNAIKTGFMRGYPGNVFQPNQEIPRFQVLISLVNGYGLSNPTNPDPIVQTFSDRTQIPDYAVQPVAAATQSGLVVNYPERTQLEPNRPVTRAEVAAIVYQALVATEQAEPIESPYVVKP
- a CDS encoding Crp/Fnr family transcriptional regulator, producing the protein MTAENQILANLSPAVLQRLAPYLVPVSLEQGKIIHKPGELLSHLYFPIDCIISITVTMQDGATAEVSMVGSREVLGINALMGDNSTTQTEYVVQVPGKAMKIEAPVVQQEFDRNGELRDVLLRYVQAFMVQITQTAACNSLHTLEQRLPRWLLETQERIHSDYLPLTQEFIATMLGVRRAGVTLAAQKLQAQNLIQYRRGNVQILDQAGLEVSACECFQRIQIEYDRLLGKK